One genomic region from Motacilla alba alba isolate MOTALB_02 chromosome 5, Motacilla_alba_V1.0_pri, whole genome shotgun sequence encodes:
- the LOC119701432 gene encoding uncharacterized protein LOC119701432, which produces MVWEKFFLLCYGCMILSQATENQSTEPNLAWELIQGFMHIWNHTNQGICINLPNSASEGFRFMMIWLNFSDILTRELDNLKKPGGNVTWGMVESQFLDQKGQQWDANGTWVEYKNAFYQLPRDSSWSDLWNQTCYRSLDTNPSETLQNVTSIPCTVVPWWDSPAEGGFFEHEYNLHWDAGWCIQIPDNPGTVHQVNRTNYEWAWSLKQIFDPISTLQWASRVPTGKIVEWEVEKSDCKDHQTILPNGESICWKVRNHRSLTQSKSETSFLNCSRILDCTTGAGEPIETWYISELRTFIRDMCTCWDYPNYGYLNQDTRCNGSYENSETALSCGIPITHGPDRRRVWNSSSEAQEVPQGDLYQCSQAKYPAPRGTVWACSDGKMYSHLNMYDMAGLQCTIGFPTMCPSKTFNYTLYRNNKVQREIHKPTDAKGWIRGIQVPDYYTWGQNVALDLESFFVSSGVTQQHKYVLENLTRQVHVLNNWTGRSLREPNAQAPQASEMALQNRLAIDMLLLKENGVCGMLNLTAGECCVTVHNATTTIEEARQKMKEIAEQTGELFQAMQLKD; this is translated from the coding sequence ATGGTGTGGGAAAAGTTTTTTCTCTTATGTTATGGATGTATGATTTTGTCTCAAGCGACTGAAAATCAGAGTACTGAACCAAATTTAGCTTGGGAGTTGATACAAGGATTTATGCATATTTGGAATCATACCAATCAAGGAATATGTATTAACCTCCCCAACTCAGCTTCAGAGGGGTTTAGATTTATGATGATTTGGTTAAATTTTTCGGACATATTAACGAGAGAACTGGATAACCTTAAAAAACCAGGAGGAAATGTTACCTGGGGGATGGTGGAGTCCCAGTTCCTAGACCAGAAAGGACAACAGTGGGATGCAAATGGGACATGGGTAGAATACAAGAACGCCTTTTACCAGCTCCCACGTGACTCTTCCTGGAGTGATTTATGGAATCAGACATGCTATCGGTCATTAGACACCAACCCTTCTGAGACATTGCAAAATGTCACTTCTATCCCTTGCACAGTGGTACCGTGGTGGGATTCTCCTGCTGAGGGTGGGTTTTTTGAACATGAGTACAATTTACATTGGGATGCAGGATGGTGTATACAAATCCCAGATAACCCAGGAACTGTGCACCAAGTTAACCGAACAAATTATGAGTGGGCCTGGTCTCTGAAACAAATCTTTGACCCTATATCTACACTACAATGGGCTTCCAGGGTGCCCACAGGGAAGATAGTAGAATGGGAAGTGGAGAAATCAGACTGTAAGGACCATCAGACCATACTACCTAATGGAGAGAGCATCTGTTGGAAAGTGAGGAACCATAGAAGCCTTACCCAAAGTAAATCAGAGACCTCCTTTCTGAATTGTTCCCGTATATTAGATTGTACCACAGGAGCAGGTGAGCCTATAGAAACCTGGTACATCTCGGAGCTGAGAACTTTTATCCGGGACATGTGTACCTGTTGGGATTATCCCAACTACGGCTATCTGAACCAAGACACCCGATGCAATGGGTCTTATGAAAATTCAGAGACAGCACTATCCTGTGGCATTCCCATTACACATGGCCCTGACCGAAGAAGGGTCTGGAATTCAAGTAGCGAAGCACAGGAAGTTCCCCAAGGTGACCTGTATCAGTGTTCACAAGCCAAATATCCAGCTCCACGGGGAACAGTATGGGCATGTTCAGATGGGAAAATGTATTCCCACTTGAACATGTATGATATGGCTGGACTCCAGTGTACTATTGGGTTTCCTACCATGTGTCCATCTAAAACGTTCAATTATACACTTTATCGTAACAACAAAGTGCAGAGAGAAATCCACAAACCAACAGATGCAAAAGGGTGGATTCGGGGCATTCAAGTCCCTGACTATTACACCTGGGGACAAAATGTTGCCTTAGACTTAGAATCATTTTTTGTGTCCAGTGGAGTTACCCAACAGCACAAGTATGTCTTGGAAAACTTAACTAGGCAAGTCCATGTGTTAAATAACTGGACTGGACGCTCACTCAGGGAACCGAATGCGCAGGCCCCGCAGGCATCGGAAATGGCTTTGCAGAACCGATTAGCCATAGATATGTTGTTGTTGAAAGAGAATGGAGTGTGTGGGATGCTAAACCTAACGGCTGGAGAATGCTGTGTCACTGTCCATAACGCCACCACCACCATAGAAGAGGCACGTCAGAAGATGAAGGAGATTGCTGAGCAAACGGGAGAACTGTTTCAAGCAATGCAACTGAAAGACTAG